The window CAGTCGTTTTCTATGCCATCAAACTCTGAGGCGCCCGCCAACATCATCGAGGTGCGCGACCTGACGGTCGGCTACGGGGACGTGGAAGTGCTCAAGGACATTTCCTTCGACGTGCGGCGCGGCGAGGTATTCGTGATTCTCGGCGGCTCGGGCTGCGGCAAGAGCACGCTGCTGAAACACATGATCGGCCTCTTCCCTCCGATGAAGGGCTCGGTGAAAATCGAAGGCCGCGATCTCGTTACCGCCGAGGGCCGGGAGCGGCAGGACATCCTCAAGCGCATCGGCGTCTCCTACCAGAGCGGCGCGTTGTTCGGCTCGATGACGCTGGCGGAGAACGTGCAACTGCCGCTCACGGAATACACCGACCTTCCGCCCGCCGCCCTGGATCTCCTTGCGTGGATGAAGCTCCGCCTTGTCGGCTTGGAAAAATCCCGCGCGAAGCTCCCGAGCGAGCTGAGCGGCGGCATGCAGAAGCGCGCCGCCATCGCACGGGCCATGGCGCTCGACCCCGCCGTCGTCTTTCTCGACGAGCCCTCCGCCGGGCTGGATCCGATCACTTCCGCGGACCTCGACGCGCTCATTTTGCGCCTGCGGGAAACGGTCGGAACGACATTCGTGATTGTCACCCACGAGCTGCCCAGCATTTATGCGGTGGCAGACCGCGTGATCATGCTCGACAAGGAAACCAAAGGAATCATCGCCGAAGGCCGGCCCGAAGACCTGCGCGATCACTCCGACGTGCCCTTCGTGCGGCAGTTCTTCCATCGTGAAGCCACCGAGGAGGCCGCGGCGTGAAAGAGGCGAGCTACTTCCGCATCGGCCTGTTCATCATCGTCGGCCTGCTGCTGCTGGCCGGCGGTCTCGTGATTTTTGGCGTCGGCCAGTTCTTCAAGCCGAAGATCACGCTCGAGACCTACGTCGACGCCACGGTGCAGGGCATCGAGATCGGCTCACCGGTGAAATTCCGCGGCGTGACCGTCGGCAAGGTAAAGAGCGTGGGCTTCCTCTTCACGGAGTATCCCGAGGTCGACCGCAGCACCGTCGCCAACTACGTCGTGATCCTCATGGAGATCGAGACCGAGATTTTCCCTGGCATGTTCCAGGAAGAAAATCTCCAGCCGCTGCTCGACCGCAGCATTGCCCGCGGATTGCGCGTGCAGATCGAGCCGCAGGGCATCACCGGGCTCAACTACATGGAGATCAACTACCTTCCGCCCGACCGATTCGCCCCGATCAAGATCAACTGGAAGCCGCGGAACTACTTCCTGCCCTACGCCCCGGGCGAACTTACGAACATGCTCGATTCCGTGAACAGGATGATGAAGGAGGTCGAGAACCTGAACATCAAGGGCATCAGCGACAATCTCGAGACGCTCCTCAAGAACGTGAACCAGGTCGTCACCGACGCCCAGATCGAGAAGCTCAGCCGCGACGCGCAGGATCTTTTCAGCTCCGTCGCGAAGGCCGTCGAGGACGCGAAGGTGAAGGAGTTGAGCGCCGACACGCGCGCCCTGCTGGCCGAGGTGCAGAAGTCCAACGACCAGGTGCGGAACATCCTCACAAACGTCGAGCCGGCCTCGCGCCTGAACGCCGACGACATCGCCGCCACGCTCGCGAAC of the Chthoniobacterales bacterium genome contains:
- a CDS encoding ATP-binding cassette domain-containing protein, with the translated sequence MPSNSEAPANIIEVRDLTVGYGDVEVLKDISFDVRRGEVFVILGGSGCGKSTLLKHMIGLFPPMKGSVKIEGRDLVTAEGRERQDILKRIGVSYQSGALFGSMTLAENVQLPLTEYTDLPPAALDLLAWMKLRLVGLEKSRAKLPSELSGGMQKRAAIARAMALDPAVVFLDEPSAGLDPITSADLDALILRLRETVGTTFVIVTHELPSIYAVADRVIMLDKETKGIIAEGRPEDLRDHSDVPFVRQFFHREATEEAAA
- a CDS encoding MlaD family protein; this translates as MKEASYFRIGLFIIVGLLLLAGGLVIFGVGQFFKPKITLETYVDATVQGIEIGSPVKFRGVTVGKVKSVGFLFTEYPEVDRSTVANYVVILMEIETEIFPGMFQEENLQPLLDRSIARGLRVQIEPQGITGLNYMEINYLPPDRFAPIKINWKPRNYFLPYAPGELTNMLDSVNRMMKEVENLNIKGISDNLETLLKNVNQVVTDAQIEKLSRDAQDLFSSVAKAVEDAKVKELSADTRALLAEVQKSNDQVRNILTNVEPASRLNADDIAATLANLRIISENLRAASADLARDPSKLIFSKPPKPSKVMEPEPARKR